ACTTTGGGCGAAAGACTTCTTAGTCTTTCATCATTGCTGTCTGAAATCTTCGAAATTTTACCTTGTTCAATATTGAACCATAATTCGCTCGCTCTTCTTGGCGTTTTAATATCTGTAGGTTCTTCTTGGTCAATCCATTCTTTTTCGAGAACGGCATCAATTGCATTGGTAATTCTTTCAGTTACTCCTGCAGCAGGGTCGGTTCCAATATTTATAGTCGCTAGATTGTTTTTTCTATTTCCAACTGGTTCAAAGCGATATTTCGCTTTGCCAATTTTCATTATCACTTCTCTGACTTGCTCTGGCTTGTGTGCTGCAAGAAGGCTTTTAAATATTTCTTTCATCGCTAAAAGTTGAATGAGTCAATGTTGTTCTTTAAGTTCTTTTTATAGAGTGTTTCCATAGTTTTTAGCTCATCCTTTATTGCTTTAATCATTTTCTGAACATCGTCTTCTGAGTATTCATAATTGTTAATGTTTGAGCATTTCGATAAGCTGCGAATCCCTGCAAGGAGCTTGTCTACTCGCTTAGAGGCTACACGCTTAAATCTATCTTTCTTTAGTTCAGAATTGTCCATAGTTCTGATATTTATTCAAATATAGCGTCAAAATTAATATTATTTACTACATAATACAATATATAGTAGTTTTTCTTTTCGTGGTTGGGAAGAAAACAGCTCTTTTGGTTTTTCAGCTTTGGCTTTGGGTGTCGGCAAAAACCAAATGTGCTTGAATGTGCGTTGGCTTTTTTTGTATGCTGCACAACACCTGTATATACGTAATTGCGTATATATCCATTATAGATTTTGTGCTTAGTCTAATTTTATACATCTGACTATCAGTGTTTTAATTTGATTACCCGACAACAAATGACAACAAACGTTTGTTGTCGGATAAAGTGAATCGATATCAAAAAAATCATCTAATCTCTGATACCTAAACAAAACCATAAGAACGGTATCAAAATCTTTAGTTCCTATACCCAGTACTGGGTATTTTTTTTCATTTTTAAGGGGGAAAACCTAAAAAAAAAGGGGCTACCAGCAATGCTGATAGCCCAGGTATAGGTTTGAAAACAAAAAAATAAAATCACATTTCCTTCATTTCAGTCACCACTTTGGTGATCGTCTGCTTGGCATCACCAAATAGCATAAGGCAATTTGGATAGCCAAAGAGTTCATTTTCCACCCCTGCATAGCCTTTGCCCATACTTCTTTTACTGACGATCACCGTTCTGGCTTTATCTGCATTCAATACCGGCATTCCATAAATTGGACTTTGTGGATTATTTCTTGCAGCTGGATTTACCACATCATTCGCTCCCACGATCAATACCAAATCGGTATTTTGAAAATCATCATTTATTGATTCCATTTCAATCAATTTGTCATAAGAAATATTGGCCTCGGCTAAGAGCACGTTCATATGTCCAGGCATCCTTCCAGCGACCGGGTGAATTGCAAATTTGAAGTCTATATTTCTTTTCTCGCATTGCTCCATTAATTCACGGATCACATGTTGCGCTTGAGCTACGGCCATTCCATAACCCGGAACTACAATCACAGAAGAAACAGAGTCAAAAAGCATGGCTGTTTCCTCTACTCCTACCTCTTTCACAGTGATGGATGGCCCATCACCTGCGGGACCAGAAGTAGTCTGTCCGAAACCTCCTAGCAACACATTGATTAGAGAGCGGTTCATCGCTTTACACATAATCTGTGTCAGGATAATCCCTGATGCTCCTACCAAAGAACCCGCTACAATCAGAACATTATTATTCAAAATGAAACCAGTGGCGCAGGCTGCCATTCCTGAGTAAGAGTTTAATAAGGAGATTACCACTGGCATATCCGCCCCTCCAATGGGTATCACGGTCAATACTCCCAAAACCAATGCAATGACAATCAATACAATGATCAAAATAGGGTCTGATTGATCCATCACATTAAATACGGCAGCTGTTAAAAAGCTTAGAAACAACACCAAATTGAGCGGGTGTTGACCTTTGAAAGTGATGGGGGAACCCGAAATATTTCCATTCAATTTTAGGAAAGCGATAATTGAACCTGTAAATGTCAGACCTCCAATAAATACCGAAACAATAATACTGATGACTGTAACCAGCTCAATGGATTCCATTTGAACGGTGGTACGAAGGAAGTAATCTGACAAGGCAACAGTAAAGGAAGCTAAGCCACCAAAACCATTGAATATGGCCACCATTTCAGGCATTTTGGTCATTTCCACCTTGTTGGCATAATAGAGTCCGATTGCAGATCCCAAGACAATACATCCAAATATTTCCACCATGGAAATAACCTGGATTTGAAGTAAGGTAGCGATGATGGCAATCAACATCCCCAAGGCAGACAATCTGTTTCCCTGCCGAGCGGATTTGGTTTTATTCATCATTTTGATCCCCAGCACAAAAAGGATGGAGGCAACCAAGTAAGCTATTTGAATAGTAATACTCATTTTTTCTTGAACATTTTAAGCATACGATCAGTAACAGTGTATCCACCCACCACATTGATGGTAGCCAATACCAGTGCGGCCATTCCCAGCCACTTACTTATGGTCACATAACCCATTTCATTACAGGCCAATAGTGCTCCCACGATGGTGATACCTGATATGGCATTCGACCCAGACATTAAAGGAGTATGTAAGGTGGGAGGAACTTTTGCAATCAGTTCAAACCCTAGAAAACTTGCCAGAACAAGTATATATATCAGAATAATCAGTGCTTCTGAGCTCATCTTTTGAGAAGTTTATTTCGATTGATTAATTATTTTATTGGTAAACTCATGTACCGTTTCGCCTTCGTAGGTAATCAAAACACCTTTAGTGATTTCTTCTTCCCTATCCAGGTTAAAGCCTTCGCTGCTTGCCAAATGCATCAGCAAAGTAGAAATGTTAGTGGCATACAGCTGACTGGCATTCGTAGGCAGTAAGGACGGAAGATTTGATTCACCCACGAGCGTAACTCCATGTTTGACTACAGTCTTATCTTTTTCAGAAATCTCACAATTCCCACCTGATTCTACGGCCATATCTACTATTACAGCCCCCTGTTTCATGGACTTTACCATATCTTCAGTAACCAAAATCGGTGATTTTTTACCCATGACAAGAGCAGTGGTAATGACTAAATCTGACTCTTTAATTTTACTTTGAATCAGTTCTTTTTGCTTCTGCAAAAACTCTTCAGAAACTTCCGACGCATATCCACCTTCTACCTTCACTCCTTCTGCCCCTTCCACAGTCAAAAACCTACCTCCTAAGGACTCCACTTGCTCTTTTGTTTCTGGCCTTACATCGGTCACCTCCACAATTGCACCCAAACGTTTTGCTGTCGCAATCGCTTGAAGCCCAGCTACCCCGGCACCAAATATCAATACCTTGGCGGGAGTAATAGTACCAGAAGCAGTCATCATCAAAGGGAAAATCTTCCCTAAATAGTTTGCTCCTAAAATCACCGATTTATACCCTGCCAAATTTGCCTGTGAACTTAAGGAGTCCATTTTTTGAGCTCTGGAAATTCTAGGCACAGCATCCATAGAAAAAGAAGAAATTTTCTTCTGATTCATGGCATCGAGAACCTCGGGATGGTTGTAAGCATACATCAAGGAAATACAAGCTGTACCTTCCTTCATTTTGGAGACCTCCTCTACTGTAAAGATATTCACCTTTAATAGCACTTGAGAATCAAATACATCTGACTGGCTGATGACTTGAGCACCTGATTTCTTATAATCCTCATCAGAAAAATAAGACGCCATTCCAGCTTCAGGTTCTACTGAAACCTCAAAACCTTTCTTAATCAAAAGTTTTATGACATCTGGGCTAAGTGCCACCCTATTTTCGAATGCTTTGGTCTCTTTTAAAACACCTATTTTCATTTTATAGTAGGTTGAGTAATTCTTTAAAAAGCGTTTAACTCTATAATATATTCAAAGAAAGTCTGAATTAACTGCTAAACCCACCTGCATTATCCTGAATTCTTCCACTTTCTTGATATTTTCTTTGGATAATCACCATATAGCCAAAACGCTATTTTAAACCAAAAAATAACCATTCAACATAAATTATTTTAAAAAACCATCATTTTTGAAACCAGTTTTTTGGAAATCGACAAAAATCACGATCATTCTTAGGCTTTTTATGCCCTAGATCATTTAATCTTACAATAATCTTTAGAAAATATCCTTTACCACTGATCCTTCTAGATTTACAGTTTAAAGACATTCAGGGTTTATTCCAGAAGATAAATCCCTATTTTAGATTCACTTGTTTTACCTAATCAATAATCCATGAAACATCCGAAGAAAAGTTCTGAAGGGCAAAGCCGTCGGGATTTTATTAAAAATGCCGCAGTGGCATCCTCTTTTTTCATTGTACCAAGACATGTTTTAGGCGGAGTCGGCTTCACTTCACCTTCTGATCAGTTAAATCTAGCTGCGATTGGAGCAGGTGGAAAAGGAGCTAGTGATATTAGAAATGCCTCCGTCAATGGAAGAGAGCGAGTAGTAGCACTTTGTGATGTAGATTTTTCTGGGTCTGCAAAATCCTCCGTGGAGAGATTTCCTGATGCTAAGCTATATGCGGACTTCCGAAAAATGCTAGACACAGAAACAGATATTGATGCTGTGACTATCTCAACTCCTGATCATGTTCACGGCCCTGCCGCTAAATATGCGATGGAAAGAGGAAAACATGTCTATGTACAAAAGCCAATGACCCATAACATCAAAGAGGCAAGAATGCTTACTGAGATGGCAAGGTCTCAAAAAGTGGTCACCCAAATGGGAAATCAAGGGGGATCAAACCCTTTGTTAAATTTAGTCCAAGAATGGATTGATAAAGACCGTATAGGAAAGATTGCCAAAGTAGAAGTTTGGACAAACCGTCCTGTTTGGCCTCAAGGTGGTCCATTTCCATCTCCTGCTCCAGGCAGCAAACCCGATGCATTAAACTGGGACCTGTGGTTGGGTCCAGCACCTGAAATTCCTTATACACCAAACCTTCATCCATTTAGCTGGAGAGGCTGGTGGAATTATGGTACAGGGGCCTTGGGAGATGTAGGTTGCCACTTGATCGATATTCCTTTCCGTACCCTTGGTTTACACTATCCAACAGATGCTGAATGTAGCGTTGGTTCTGTATTTAGTGAGATGTGGACGCCAGATTATCATCCCGATGGATGTCCAGCATCCTCTTTCATTTCATTAAACTTTAAAGAAACACCCAAAAGCAAGTCTCCTATAAATATGACTTGGATGGATGGAGGAATACGTCCAGCTCACCCTGACATTATTCCTGCTGACCATGATATTGGCGGAGCAAATTCAGCAAATGGCGTCTTAATCATTGGTGATAAAGGAATTATTTCCACAAACATTAATGATTCTTCGCCGCTGATGCCTAAACTATATCTTAATGACGGCACACAGGAATTCGGTCCTCAGACCGAACCAAATGATGAGCCAGAATACGGACACCAAAGACTATGGGTAGATGCCTGTAAAGCTGGATTTGGAAGCACAGAACATAAAGGCTTAACCTCTTCCTTTGACTATGCGGGTCCAATGACAGAAACAGTTTTGATGGGCAACCTTGCCATCAGAAGTTACCTGCTTAGAAGAGAAAACTCAAAAGGAGATATGGAGTTCTTTGGTCGCAAGAAGTTACTTTGGGACGGTGATAAATTAAGAATCACTAACCTGGAAGAAGCTAATCAATTCGTAACAAGAACTTACAGACCCGGCTGGGAAATGTAATTGATTTATAATTATCAAAGCCCTTTCAGTTTCAAATTGAAAGGGCTTTTTTAATGAATCACTATGCAAATGATTGAAATCAAAAATTCATTAAGAAGAATTTTTCATTCTTATGCTAAAGAGACTTTAGACTACCATGATTTAAAGGAAGCCACAGAAATATTTAAAACATCACTTTTCAATTGGCACTCAAAAAATTTCTTGGAAAACTTAGACCGTGAAAACCTAATCGCTGAAAACGGAATTGCCATTGGTCCATATTGGGCAGCAATGTGCCTTGATGATTTGATGAGAACCAGGCAATTCATTCGTGGGATTACTAAAGCCTTTGATGAAAAGCTTAAAAAACAATCCTCAATTGAAGTTATTTACGCTGGAACCGGGCCGTTTGCCAACTTACTTCTACCCATATTCCAAGAATATAAAACACATCAGATCCGCTATACTTTAGTGGAAATAAATCCTATTAGCTTTTCAATTTTACAAGGTTTTATGGAAGAGTTTAACCAGGAAGATCTGGACATTACCCTCGTCATGGCAGATGCCAGCAAGCTAAAGTTAGATCCAAAGCGAAAACCTGACATTATTATTAGTGAAACTATGCAAGCTGGCTTAAAGTCTGAACCTCAGATCGCAATTTCTCAAAACTTATTAAATCAAGCTGATGAGGACTCTATACTAATTCCTCAAAACATAAAATTAAGTCTTGGATTAAGTACCAATCGAAGCTCAAACAAGGAATACAAAATAGAGGAGTTTTATAAGACCTCCTTGGTAATGGAAGTAAACAAGTCAACCCTAAAAAAATATCCCAATGGATTCCCAGAGGTCCAAACTAAATTCTTACAAAAAGATTTAAATATAAACAGTCACTTATCACTATTGACAGAAATTCAAATTTTCGAAGAGGAGGCCTTAAAAATCAATCAAAGTGGTCTAACAAATCCATTAAACGTGGCAGCACTTAGTCAGCAAGACATAATTGCCGATTACATTATTCACACAAAGTATCAGCTAGGTCAAAATCCAGAATTAATCATCAAAATCATGTAAATTCCCTGTAATGAAAACCTAACCTCAGACATTATGAAAACGCTCTTTAGTTTTGCTATCATTTTTCTAGCTGGAGTCATTCCAACTTTCTCTCAAACCACCAATGATTTTTTAGTCAAGCAGCTTGAATATTCACATTCCAGTGAAAACTGGTTCGCTCCTATTAATGTGGCAACTGAAGGTATCAATGCAACACAAGCAAATTGGCATGATGAATCAGAAAATCATTCAATCGCTCAATTAGTTTCCCACTTGGTCTTTTGGAATGATCGGCTTTTACAAGCTATTAAAGGAAATCCAGCCCCTCAATTTGAAGGAGACAATGAAGAGACTTTCTCAGAAATATCGGAAGATGAGTGGACGAATATGGTAGAAAAACTAGATCAAATCATGAATGAGATCGAGGTGGAGACAAAAAAACTCGAAGGCAAACAGCTCGAAGGATGGAGTGAAACTTTGGCAAATATCGCAGCTCATAATGCTTATCATACCGGACAAATCGTTTATATACGAAAACAAAATAATTGGTGGCGATGATTTTTTATGATTATCCGGAATCTTGCCAGTGCCCAAAATTTCTTTGCTCACCTTGCCAGAATATAGAAGCAAGCAAAATTTTTATGATCTCATTATCATATGATGCTTATGAATACTTATTGGTAAAAATTGGTAATACATATAATTAATAAAGAAATTTTAGTCCCCATTGGGGTCAAAGCTTTGTTACCCAGGGTTTCAACCCTGGGTAATAATGGATTAGATTTCTCCAAGCGCTGGCCCGGGATTTTATTTCTGAGACAAATCGTTTTGCCAGCAAGATGGAACCAAATCTTATGCTTTTGGATAATTACTGGAATAAAAGCGGATATACATATAATTTTTAATCGAATTCAGTAAAACTCACTTTTATCGAATTATCTTAAAAGGACTTTGGTTTAAGAAAAGTAAATAGATAACATTTTTCCCTAACCAATTATACAATGGACTTAAAACTCACAGACAAAAAAGCCTTCATAAGTGGATCTACGGCAGGTATCGGTTATGCCACAGCGAAGAGATTTCTGGAAGAAGGCGCTGAAGTCATCATCAATGGAAGAACCGATCAAAGTGTGAATGAGGCAGTATCCAAACTCAAACATGCTACAAAAAGTCAAAAGATAAGCGGAATTGCTGCAGACTTCTCAAAAGTGGAGGAAGTTAATCATCTCCTGGAAAAACTACCAGAGGTTGATATTTTAATAAATAATGCCGGAATTTTCGAGCCAAAAGCTTTTGAAGAAATCAGCGATGAAGATTGGTTTCGTTTTTTTGAAGTGAATGTCATGAGTGGAGTAAGACTCGCAAGACACTACTTCCCAAAAATGCTTCAGAAAAACTGGGGTAGAATAATCTTTATCTCAAGCGAATCTGGAGTTTTTATTCCTGATGAGATGATTCATTATGGTATGACAAAAACAGCTCAAATCAGTATTAGCAGAGGCTTGGCTGAATTAACCAAAGGAAGCAATGTAACCGTAAACTCCATACTACCAGGCCCTACTAAATCAAAAGGGGTAGGTGCATTTATTGAAGACCTGGCAAAAAGCGGAAACACAACGGAAAAAGAAGTGGAAGATGATTTCTTTAAAAACATGAGGCCAACCTCGTTGATCGAGCGTTTTGCCTCTGTTGATGAGATAGCAAATACCATCGTATATTTCTCCAGCCCTTTAGCCTCTGTGACGAATGGCGCAGCGATCAGAGCGGAAGGAGGTCTTGTCCGCTCTATTTTATAAAAACAATAAAGATTGAAGACGGGTGGCTTTGAATCATCAGAGTCACCCGTTTATTTTTTAGTTGAAATTAAAATCATGCGATTAAAAATTTGCTAAAGGATAGATATACCCAATAAAACCTCTTTTTTTTGAGACTATTAATCTAAAATTAGAGGGGGAATTCAATTACAATAATTCATAACTTTAGCATTGCTCTAAAACGAATTAAGAAAATGAAAGGCTACCTTGCCACATTTGATGGGTATGTAAAGGTGGTTTTTATCTTTTAAATCAATTCAGCTAGGTACAACAATGAAAGCCTAGCTACAATTTTTATTATCAAGATGAAAAAAATAAAAGACTCTGAAGTACGATGGGGAATCCTGGGAGTAGGAAATGTTTGTGAAGTAAAATCAGCGCCAGCTATGAATATCGTCCCAAACAGCAAACTGGTAGCTGTGATGCGAAGAGATGAGGAAAAAGTAAAAGATTATGCAACGAGGCATGGCGTTTCCAAATGGTACACTGATGCTCAAGCTTTAATTGATGATCCAGAAGTAAATGCCATTTATATCGCTACCCCACCCTATGCGCATGCAGAACTTACTAAAATGGCAGCTAAATCCGGAAAACCCATTTATGTAGAAAAACCTATGGGAAGGACATTTTCGGAATGCCAGGAAATGATCAAAGCTTGTGAAGATGAAAATACACCGCTCTACGTTGCTTATTACAGAAGGGAGTTGCCACATTTTTTAAAAATTAAAGAATTGATCGATGATGGAGCCTTAGGGGAAATAAGAACGGTTCATATCAACTTAAAACAAGTTGTTAAACCCACAGTTGTTGCCAACTTGGACAATAATTGGAGAGTGAATCCTCAAATGTCAGGAGGAGGTTACTTCTTTGATTTAGCTTCACATCAGCTAGACCTCTTGGATTTTTTCTTTGGTAAAATCACTCATGCCAATGGATATTGCTCCAATCAAGGGGGAGCTTATCAAGCGGAAGACATTGTAATGGGAAGTTTCGTTTTCGAATCAGGCGTTTTAGGGTCAGGTAATTGGTGCTTTACCGCTTCTGCATCAGATGAAATAGACCAAGTCATCCTATATGGAAACAAAGGATCAATCCATTTTGAAACGTTTGGAAAAGGAGAATTCACCTTGAAAAAGGAAAATGGAGAATTAGAAAATTTTCAATTTGACCTCCCTAATCATATTCAAGAGCCACTAATCACTACCATCGTAGAGGATTTATTAGGAAAAGGCACTTGTAATAGCACCGGAGAAACTGGAGCAAGAACAAACTGGGTGATGGATGAACTTGTCAAACAAGTGGTCTAAAACCTGGATTATATTTTCCAGATATCAATTTTACCATTAAATGAATCCTTTAATGGATTAAACCTATTTGAATTACGGAAGTCAAACAAGTATATTTTTAAAGCCAAACTCACTTTGTCATGATCAAAAAAATAACCATTGGCATTGTCATTATTCTTGTGGCAATTCAATTCTTCCCTACAGACAAAAATCTAAGTGATGACAACACATATCACATTTCGAAGTCTTACGACCTTCCCGATAATGTGAATATGATCCTTAAAAATGCTTGTAATGATTGCCATACCAACTCTACCAATTACCCCTGGTATAGCAATATTCAACCTATTGGATTTTGGTTAAATGGCCATATTACAGACGGCAAAAGGCACCTAAACTTCTCAGAGTTCACAAACAGACCGCTGGCTTACCAAAATCATAAACTTGAAGAGACCATAGAAATGGTCGAGGAAAAGGAAATGCCACTTCCTTCCTACACCTACTTAGGCTTACATTCAGAAGCAAACATGACGGAAGAAGAACGGCAAGTTTTAATAGATTGGGCAAAAGAACAAATGGCCATGCTAAAAGCCACCTACCCTGCGGATAGTTTGGTTATGAAAAGACGAGGACCTCCTCCTCCACAGCAATAGAATTATTCAGTTCTAAGCCGTAAACAAAAAAAGTTTACGGTTTTTTTTATTTATTTTTTTTCAGTCAGCCTATACTGAATTGCCATTTTTATAGTTTTTAAAACAAGTACTTCTTAAAAATAATGCCACACCTACTGCTGACTTATTTCAAAAAAACAGGGTTAATCCTCAATACTTATTTAATTTTTTTATGTAATTATCGATATTCACTGCTTATTTTTAGATCATCACCTAATAAACACCCTAAACTTTACTTCTTTTTACTCCGTTAATGACTCTTAATTGAATTTATTTTAAGAAAGATGAAAAATTGGAATGATTTTGGTTTTAGTATGCATGCATCCTTTTTTATAAAAAATGCATCTATTAAAAAGACACCTATGATATAAAGAATCAGCAAGCTCCAAAACCTCCAACTCCACTTGACAAACTAAACCACAAAGCAATGAAACAGAAAAACTTAAAAATCGGATTTGCAGCCACCTTGGCCCTTTTACTTACCGTTGGTTTGTTTAACCCAAGGCAAGCAAAAGCAGAAGCGCCTTATGGAATATCATTTCAGGTATTTTATGATGAATTAATGCCTTATGGTGACTGGGTCAAAGATGCTAACTATGGTTACATATGGTTGCCGGCAGTAAGAGCTGACTTTCACCCGTATGGAACAAACGGGCATTGGGTGATGACAGAATACGGGAACACCTGGGTTTCAAATTATGACTGGGGTTGGGCTCCATTCCACTACGGAAGATGGTATTTTGATGACTATTACCAAAGTTGGGCTTGGATCCCTGGGTATGATTGGGGACCTGCATGGGTAAACTGGAGAACAGGCGGAGGATATTATGGATGGGCCCCATTAGGTCCAGGAGTCTCAATAAACGTGAGAGTTAACATTCCAAGTTATCACTGGGTATTCCTTCCGAATCATAGAATCTATCATCAGCATGCCTACAGATACTATGCTCCACGTAAGACCAAAATCAAGATATATAACAGAACGACTATCATAAACAATACGGTCGTCTATAATAATAATCAATATGCTGCTGGCCCAAGTAGAAGAGAAGTATCAAGAGTTACGAGAAGAAATGTACCTGTATATTCTGTAAGAGGTAGCAATAAACCTGGTAGAGCTGCTGTTTCCAGAAATAGCCTAAATATCTATCAGCCAAATATGACCGCCTCCAGAAACAGATCTGTAGATGCCAGACCAAGCCGAGTTGGCACACCAGAGCAAGTAAGGACTGCTAGATCCAATTCGAGAAACGCATACTCAAACTCCCCTTCCAGAAATGCAAGAGGAGAAGCTACCACTCGAGGAAGATCTGCAACACCAAGCGTCAGAGGAAATCAGGAAATTAGAAACTCAAGAACTCCTGCCAAGGCAAACAGCAAAGACAGAGGGTTTGAAATGAAGCCATATGATGGTAGCAGAACTAGGACTAACGCTCCAAGTACAAGGACTCAATCTCCAAACAACTCAAGAGCAACTACTCCTAGAACTCAATCAAAACCAACTGTTCGGTCTACACCACAAAGGTCTAGCGGAGCTAGAGTTTCTCAGCCTCAACAAAGAAAGCAACAAACGAGAACTCAACCGACTCAGAGGACTAAGGCCTCAACTCCAACTTCGAGATCATCGAGAAGTAAGGTGTCCAGCCCAAGTCAAAGCAGAACAAAAAGTAGTCCTCAGGTGAGATCTTCTCGCTCAAGTAATGTGAGAACTGCTCCGAAAAGAACGAGTAAATCCAGCACTTCTTCTGCAAGAAAATCAACTTCAAGATCATCCAGCAGCAGAAGCTCTTCCAGCTCAAGAGGGAATAATTAAAAGCTTTTGAATTACAATTATGCAGCATGAATCTACTCATGCTGCTTTTTTTATTTCAAGCCAAATAGTAGTGTTTGCAGTTTTTAGTAATTTGATCATTCAA
Above is a window of Algoriphagus machipongonensis DNA encoding:
- a CDS encoding SDR family NAD(P)-dependent oxidoreductase, producing the protein MDLKLTDKKAFISGSTAGIGYATAKRFLEEGAEVIINGRTDQSVNEAVSKLKHATKSQKISGIAADFSKVEEVNHLLEKLPEVDILINNAGIFEPKAFEEISDEDWFRFFEVNVMSGVRLARHYFPKMLQKNWGRIIFISSESGVFIPDEMIHYGMTKTAQISISRGLAELTKGSNVTVNSILPGPTKSKGVGAFIEDLAKSGNTTEKEVEDDFFKNMRPTSLIERFASVDEIANTIVYFSSPLASVTNGAAIRAEGGLVRSIL
- a CDS encoding SAM-dependent methyltransferase, giving the protein MIEIKNSLRRIFHSYAKETLDYHDLKEATEIFKTSLFNWHSKNFLENLDRENLIAENGIAIGPYWAAMCLDDLMRTRQFIRGITKAFDEKLKKQSSIEVIYAGTGPFANLLLPIFQEYKTHQIRYTLVEINPISFSILQGFMEEFNQEDLDITLVMADASKLKLDPKRKPDIIISETMQAGLKSEPQIAISQNLLNQADEDSILIPQNIKLSLGLSTNRSSNKEYKIEEFYKTSLVMEVNKSTLKKYPNGFPEVQTKFLQKDLNINSHLSLLTEIQIFEEEALKINQSGLTNPLNVAALSQQDIIADYIIHTKYQLGQNPELIIKIM
- a CDS encoding heme-binding domain-containing protein → MIKKITIGIVIILVAIQFFPTDKNLSDDNTYHISKSYDLPDNVNMILKNACNDCHTNSTNYPWYSNIQPIGFWLNGHITDGKRHLNFSEFTNRPLAYQNHKLEETIEMVEEKEMPLPSYTYLGLHSEANMTEEERQVLIDWAKEQMAMLKATYPADSLVMKRRGPPPPQQ
- a CDS encoding Gfo/Idh/MocA family protein; translation: MKHPKKSSEGQSRRDFIKNAAVASSFFIVPRHVLGGVGFTSPSDQLNLAAIGAGGKGASDIRNASVNGRERVVALCDVDFSGSAKSSVERFPDAKLYADFRKMLDTETDIDAVTISTPDHVHGPAAKYAMERGKHVYVQKPMTHNIKEARMLTEMARSQKVVTQMGNQGGSNPLLNLVQEWIDKDRIGKIAKVEVWTNRPVWPQGGPFPSPAPGSKPDALNWDLWLGPAPEIPYTPNLHPFSWRGWWNYGTGALGDVGCHLIDIPFRTLGLHYPTDAECSVGSVFSEMWTPDYHPDGCPASSFISLNFKETPKSKSPINMTWMDGGIRPAHPDIIPADHDIGGANSANGVLIIGDKGIISTNINDSSPLMPKLYLNDGTQEFGPQTEPNDEPEYGHQRLWVDACKAGFGSTEHKGLTSSFDYAGPMTETVLMGNLAIRSYLLRRENSKGDMEFFGRKKLLWDGDKLRITNLEEANQFVTRTYRPGWEM
- a CDS encoding NAD(P)(+) transhydrogenase (Re/Si-specific) subunit beta, with the protein product MSITIQIAYLVASILFVLGIKMMNKTKSARQGNRLSALGMLIAIIATLLQIQVISMVEIFGCIVLGSAIGLYYANKVEMTKMPEMVAIFNGFGGLASFTVALSDYFLRTTVQMESIELVTVISIIVSVFIGGLTFTGSIIAFLKLNGNISGSPITFKGQHPLNLVLFLSFLTAAVFNVMDQSDPILIIVLIVIALVLGVLTVIPIGGADMPVVISLLNSYSGMAACATGFILNNNVLIVAGSLVGASGIILTQIMCKAMNRSLINVLLGGFGQTTSGPAGDGPSITVKEVGVEETAMLFDSVSSVIVVPGYGMAVAQAQHVIRELMEQCEKRNIDFKFAIHPVAGRMPGHMNVLLAEANISYDKLIEMESINDDFQNTDLVLIVGANDVVNPAARNNPQSPIYGMPVLNADKARTVIVSKRSMGKGYAGVENELFGYPNCLMLFGDAKQTITKVVTEMKEM
- a CDS encoding DinB family protein; translation: MKTLFSFAIIFLAGVIPTFSQTTNDFLVKQLEYSHSSENWFAPINVATEGINATQANWHDESENHSIAQLVSHLVFWNDRLLQAIKGNPAPQFEGDNEETFSEISEDEWTNMVEKLDQIMNEIEVETKKLEGKQLEGWSETLANIAAHNAYHTGQIVYIRKQNNWWR
- a CDS encoding NAD(P) transhydrogenase subunit alpha, translated to MSSEALIILIYILVLASFLGFELIAKVPPTLHTPLMSGSNAISGITIVGALLACNEMGYVTISKWLGMAALVLATINVVGGYTVTDRMLKMFKKK
- a CDS encoding Gfo/Idh/MocA family protein, whose protein sequence is MKKIKDSEVRWGILGVGNVCEVKSAPAMNIVPNSKLVAVMRRDEEKVKDYATRHGVSKWYTDAQALIDDPEVNAIYIATPPYAHAELTKMAAKSGKPIYVEKPMGRTFSECQEMIKACEDENTPLYVAYYRRELPHFLKIKELIDDGALGEIRTVHINLKQVVKPTVVANLDNNWRVNPQMSGGGYFFDLASHQLDLLDFFFGKITHANGYCSNQGGAYQAEDIVMGSFVFESGVLGSGNWCFTASASDEIDQVILYGNKGSIHFETFGKGEFTLKKENGELENFQFDLPNHIQEPLITTIVEDLLGKGTCNSTGETGARTNWVMDELVKQVV
- a CDS encoding Re/Si-specific NAD(P)(+) transhydrogenase subunit alpha — protein: MKIGVLKETKAFENRVALSPDVIKLLIKKGFEVSVEPEAGMASYFSDEDYKKSGAQVISQSDVFDSQVLLKVNIFTVEEVSKMKEGTACISLMYAYNHPEVLDAMNQKKISSFSMDAVPRISRAQKMDSLSSQANLAGYKSVILGANYLGKIFPLMMTASGTITPAKVLIFGAGVAGLQAIATAKRLGAIVEVTDVRPETKEQVESLGGRFLTVEGAEGVKVEGGYASEVSEEFLQKQKELIQSKIKESDLVITTALVMGKKSPILVTEDMVKSMKQGAVIVDMAVESGGNCEISEKDKTVVKHGVTLVGESNLPSLLPTNASQLYATNISTLLMHLASSEGFNLDREEEITKGVLITYEGETVHEFTNKIINQSK